From a single bacterium genomic region:
- a CDS encoding ABC transporter permease, whose amino-acid sequence MKDRLLLALYLAAVVAATLVHAPALLGAGLLLVLALAGRGAPRLLGRVLLAVGPFLLVLNLSLLALPPAGGGSRAATLLRTDLRVLLIASLSLLVAQRVNLFRALAPWRGLSALLVLAAGQIQIGRRLLADARLALASRSLERPGLALLYRHAGAMGIALIRRSEAASAELAQALRSRGWDHD is encoded by the coding sequence ATGAAGGACCGCCTGCTGCTCGCGCTCTACCTGGCGGCGGTGGTCGCGGCGACCCTCGTGCACGCGCCCGCCCTGCTCGGCGCCGGCCTGCTGCTGGTCCTCGCCCTCGCCGGTCGCGGCGCGCCGCGGCTCCTCGGCCGGGTGCTGCTCGCCGTGGGCCCTTTCCTGCTCGTGCTGAACCTCTCGCTGCTCGCCCTGCCCCCCGCGGGCGGCGGCTCGCGCGCCGCCACGCTGCTGCGCACGGACCTGCGCGTCCTCCTCATCGCGAGCCTGAGCCTGCTCGTCGCCCAGCGCGTGAACCTCTTTCGCGCCCTCGCCCCCTGGCGCGGGCTGAGCGCCCTGCTCGTGCTGGCGGCCGGGCAGATCCAGATCGGCCGCCGCCTGCTCGCCGACGCCCGCCTCGCCCTCGCCAGCCGCAGCCTCGAGCGGCCGGGCCTCGCGCTGCTCTACCGGCACGCCGGGGCCATGGGCATCGCTCTCATCCGGCGCAGCGAGGCGGCCAGCGCCGAGCTGGCCCAGGCCCTGCGCTCGCGGGGGTGGGACCATGATTGA
- a CDS encoding ABC transporter ATP-binding protein, with protein sequence MIEVRALDFAYPGGAPVLAGLDFALAPGEKALLLGANGAGKSTLLKLLDGLLYARAGEIRYAGRRLERAAFAERAFRRRFRAEVGLLFQRPETMFFNPTVRDEIAFGPRQLGLADAGARAEHWARALDLAAQLERPPFALSGGQQQRLGLACLFALEPKLLLLDEPSAHLDPPATGWLVDALAASPAAVLVSTHRLGLAPELGTHALLLSPAGRLLYDGPVAPLLADGERLLAAGLLHRHAHRHGELEHRHYHAHDWD encoded by the coding sequence ATGATTGAGGTGCGCGCGCTGGACTTCGCCTACCCGGGCGGCGCGCCCGTGCTCGCGGGCCTGGACTTCGCGCTTGCGCCGGGCGAGAAGGCGCTCCTGCTCGGCGCCAACGGCGCCGGCAAGTCCACCCTGCTCAAGCTGCTCGACGGTCTGCTCTACGCCCGCGCCGGCGAGATCCGCTACGCGGGCCGCCGCCTGGAGCGCGCGGCCTTCGCGGAGCGCGCGTTCCGGCGCCGCTTCCGCGCCGAAGTGGGCCTGCTCTTCCAGCGCCCCGAGACGATGTTCTTCAACCCCACCGTGCGCGACGAGATCGCCTTCGGCCCCCGCCAGCTCGGCCTCGCCGACGCCGGAGCGCGCGCCGAGCACTGGGCGCGCGCGCTGGACCTCGCCGCCCAGCTCGAGCGGCCGCCCTTTGCGCTCAGCGGCGGCCAGCAGCAGCGGCTCGGCCTGGCCTGCCTCTTCGCCCTCGAGCCCAAGCTGCTGCTCCTGGACGAACCCAGCGCCCACCTCGATCCCCCGGCCACGGGCTGGCTGGTGGACGCCCTCGCCGCCTCACCGGCCGCCGTGCTCGTCAGCACGCACCGGCTCGGCCTCGCGCCGGAGCTGGGGACGCATGCACTCCTGCTTTCCCCGGCGGGCCGCCTGCTCTACGATGGCCCCGTCGCGCCGCTTCTCGCCGACGGCGAGCGCCTCCTCGCGGCAGGGCTGCTGCACCGGCACGCGCACCGGCACGGCGAGCTCGAGCACCGGCACTACCACGCGCACGACTGGGACTAG